From the Rhodococcus sp. NBC_00297 genome, one window contains:
- a CDS encoding response regulator transcription factor, translated as MRVLVTDDDRAVRESLRRSLTFNGYTVDLATDGLDALEKVAAERPDALVLDVMMPRLDGLEVCRRLRSTGDDLPILVLTARDSVSERVAGLDAGADDYLPKPFALEELLARLRALLRRTGGELGPDSEAMTFADLSLDPVTREVRRGERPISLTRTEFSLLEMLLANPRRVLSRSRILEEVWGYDFPTSGNALEVYVGYLRRKTEADGETRLIHTVRGVGYVLRETPP; from the coding sequence ATGCGTGTACTGGTGACCGACGACGATCGTGCCGTCCGAGAATCGCTGCGACGGTCGCTGACGTTCAACGGGTACACCGTGGACCTGGCCACCGACGGTCTCGACGCCCTCGAGAAGGTCGCGGCCGAGCGACCGGACGCGCTGGTCCTCGACGTCATGATGCCCCGGCTCGACGGGCTCGAGGTGTGCCGTCGCCTGCGCAGCACCGGAGACGACCTGCCGATCCTGGTCCTGACGGCTCGTGACTCCGTGTCCGAGCGGGTGGCGGGTCTCGATGCCGGGGCGGACGACTACCTGCCGAAACCGTTCGCGCTCGAGGAGCTGCTGGCACGGCTGCGCGCACTGTTGCGACGCACCGGTGGGGAACTGGGTCCGGACAGCGAGGCCATGACGTTCGCCGATCTGTCACTCGACCCCGTCACGCGCGAGGTGCGACGGGGCGAACGGCCCATCAGCCTGACCCGCACCGAGTTCTCGTTGCTCGAGATGCTGCTCGCCAACCCCCGACGGGTGCTCAGCCGGAGCCGCATCCTCGAGGAGGTGTGGGGCTACGACTTCCCGACGTCGGGCAACGCCCTCGAGGTGTACGTCGGGTATCTGCGGCGCAAGACCGAGGCCGACGGCGAGACTCGTCTCATCCACACCGTCCGCGGTGTGGGTTACGTGCTGCGGGAAACGCCTCCGTGA
- a CDS encoding lipase family protein produces the protein MPNRSRRLLRALVTLTATTSVALTLTGVAQAQDRDPGTLVGSTASPAPIPGSVDARRITYWSVGSQNEPALSTGGVYLPPGEAPQGGWPVIAWAHGTSGLGDDCAPSVVGPTLPDRDFPYLQTWLNRGYAIVATDYVGLGTPGVMPYLDGKVQAHSVVDSVAAARELEPTLSNRWVAIGQSQGGGAAVTTARYATEYGGDGLDYLGAVGTGVPANIELVLLPLGPGVPPVAIPDGLTSYVFYILAGLRAAHPEIDLNSYLTPLGRQWVDTAETQCANPFHDAVSGLRLGDMFSRPLAQIPNVYGLLNDYMGVPTSGYDRPVFIGQGLRDVDVPAPSALSLAAAMTANGEPLTFRTYPGDHSQTFRDSQPDAIAFVDRLFGR, from the coding sequence GTGCCGAACCGCTCCCGCCGCCTGCTGCGCGCCTTGGTGACCCTGACCGCCACGACGTCCGTCGCGCTGACCCTCACGGGTGTGGCGCAGGCGCAGGACCGTGATCCGGGCACTCTCGTCGGATCGACGGCGTCACCGGCCCCGATTCCGGGAAGTGTCGACGCCCGGCGCATCACCTACTGGTCGGTGGGCTCGCAGAACGAGCCGGCCCTGAGTACCGGTGGCGTCTATCTGCCGCCCGGCGAGGCGCCCCAAGGTGGCTGGCCTGTCATCGCGTGGGCCCACGGCACGTCCGGGCTCGGCGACGACTGCGCTCCGTCGGTCGTCGGCCCCACGTTGCCGGACCGCGACTTCCCGTACCTCCAGACGTGGCTGAACCGCGGCTACGCGATCGTCGCCACGGACTACGTGGGTCTCGGTACCCCCGGAGTGATGCCGTACCTGGACGGCAAGGTGCAGGCGCACAGCGTCGTCGACAGTGTCGCTGCTGCAAGGGAACTGGAGCCGACGCTGTCGAATCGATGGGTCGCGATCGGCCAGTCCCAGGGCGGCGGCGCCGCGGTGACGACCGCGCGGTACGCCACCGAGTACGGCGGCGACGGCCTGGACTACCTCGGCGCCGTCGGGACCGGCGTGCCCGCCAACATCGAACTTGTTCTGCTTCCGCTCGGGCCCGGAGTCCCGCCCGTCGCGATTCCGGACGGTCTGACGTCGTACGTCTTCTACATCCTGGCGGGGTTGCGTGCCGCCCATCCGGAGATCGATCTGAACTCCTACCTGACTCCGCTCGGCCGGCAGTGGGTGGACACCGCCGAGACGCAGTGCGCGAACCCGTTCCACGATGCGGTGTCCGGGTTGCGACTGGGCGACATGTTCTCGCGGCCATTGGCGCAGATCCCGAACGTGTACGGACTGCTGAACGACTACATGGGTGTGCCCACCTCCGGGTACGACCGTCCCGTCTTCATCGGCCAGGGTCTGCGGGACGTCGATGTGCCGGCACCGTCCGCCCTGTCGCTCGCGGCGGCCATGACGGCCAACGGCGAACCGCTGACCTTCCGGACCTACCCGGGCGACCACAGTCAGACGTTCCGTGACTCGCAGCCCGATGCGATCGCGTTCGTCGACCGGCTGTTCGGGCGCTGA
- a CDS encoding HNH endonuclease signature motif containing protein, whose product MESGDPGSAWQVQMGRRVGALPAVAAPVDDPRVCALLAQLGSAVEGIAMLDASTLTSEDRLALVCGAENTRRLLTGASHTWLNGLVAGSGFDSVLGAIGASGVPHALAHMLRITTAAAASRLAVARDLGTGTTMTGETLDPPLTHTAAAARDGALADAHVSIIRSFLKKLPHAVDAETRDAAEQTLADLARTVGPEELTAIATRLTEYLDPDGAEPDDRDRARKRFFEIDPQGPDSMSTGRFCVDPVLRALLDAFLAKFAAPGTNAPDGSVDLDAPPPNDDTTPTDAVPSGDAGQPAAAEEPGDREAEWDHRTPGQRNHDALTYLLKDVLASGRQGQHRGLPLSVVVSVSLDQLTAAAGLGLTATGSTMPVADVVRMAAEALHYLRVFDGATGSTLHFARARRCASTDQRLALFARDRGCTGPGCSAPASRCEAHHVDDWAAGGLTDIDDLALACDVHHPLVGERAGQWATSTAPPSHPYPGTVLWHPPAVIDEGRHGIPNHLNFPERHLAPPPDD is encoded by the coding sequence ATGGAATCGGGGGATCCAGGGTCGGCCTGGCAGGTGCAGATGGGCCGACGTGTCGGCGCGCTGCCTGCTGTGGCCGCACCTGTCGACGATCCCCGCGTGTGCGCGCTACTCGCCCAGCTCGGCTCCGCGGTCGAGGGCATCGCCATGCTCGACGCGTCGACGCTCACCAGCGAGGACCGACTGGCGCTGGTATGCGGGGCCGAGAACACCCGGCGCCTGCTCACCGGCGCGTCACACACCTGGCTCAACGGCCTGGTGGCCGGCTCGGGGTTCGACTCGGTGCTCGGTGCGATCGGCGCGAGCGGTGTTCCGCACGCACTGGCGCACATGCTGCGCATCACCACGGCTGCCGCGGCATCCCGCCTTGCCGTGGCACGCGATCTCGGCACCGGAACGACCATGACGGGTGAGACGCTCGATCCGCCGTTGACCCACACGGCCGCGGCAGCGCGGGACGGCGCGCTGGCCGACGCACACGTCTCGATCATCCGCTCGTTCCTGAAGAAGCTCCCTCACGCCGTCGATGCCGAGACGCGCGACGCCGCCGAGCAGACTCTCGCCGACCTTGCGCGCACGGTCGGACCGGAGGAGCTCACGGCCATCGCGACGCGCCTCACCGAATACCTCGATCCCGACGGAGCGGAGCCCGACGATCGCGACCGCGCCAGGAAGCGCTTCTTCGAGATCGACCCCCAGGGTCCCGATTCGATGTCGACCGGCCGCTTCTGCGTCGACCCGGTGCTGCGCGCCCTCCTCGACGCGTTCCTCGCCAAGTTCGCGGCACCCGGAACGAACGCTCCCGACGGTTCAGTCGATCTCGACGCCCCGCCCCCGAACGATGACACGACCCCCACCGACGCTGTCCCGTCCGGCGACGCAGGACAGCCGGCCGCGGCGGAGGAGCCGGGCGACCGAGAGGCCGAGTGGGACCACCGCACCCCCGGCCAGCGCAATCACGATGCACTGACCTACCTCCTGAAGGACGTGCTGGCCTCGGGTCGACAAGGACAGCATCGTGGTCTGCCCCTGTCCGTGGTCGTGTCGGTGTCACTCGACCAGCTCACCGCCGCAGCGGGTCTCGGGCTCACCGCCACCGGATCCACAATGCCCGTGGCGGACGTGGTGCGCATGGCGGCCGAGGCGCTCCACTACCTCCGCGTCTTCGACGGGGCCACCGGCAGCACGCTGCACTTCGCCCGAGCCCGCCGGTGCGCGAGCACCGACCAGCGGCTCGCACTGTTCGCCCGCGACCGCGGCTGCACCGGGCCGGGATGCTCGGCGCCCGCGTCACGGTGCGAGGCCCACCATGTCGACGACTGGGCGGCGGGCGGCCTCACCGACATCGACGATCTCGCGCTGGCGTGCGACGTCCACCATCCGCTCGTCGGCGAACGTGCCGGCCAGTGGGCCACCAGCACCGCTCCCCCGAGTCATCCGTACCCGGGCACAGTGCTGTGGCATCCGCCTGCCGTCATCGACGAGGGTCGGCACGGCATCCCGAACCACCTGAACTTCCCCGAACGGCACCTCGCACCGCCGCCGGACGACTGA
- a CDS encoding cellulase family glycosylhydrolase: MSGAAVLLVLVGVPAPASGAPSGEVPRCVAESDGVRVGGSPGGSFGFLSDEDLGRELDIAKNAGMFSVRIDIDWSVVEPQPGRRDWSSTDRVVDAIVARGMCPYAIVTYAPAWARVATARDQPYARPASPDAFAAFAALAAERYRDRIVLWEVWNEPNITTYFTPLPDPTVYALMLRATYRAIKKAQPEALVLAGGMAPAVNNGTNISPTAFLSSLYTLGANRYFDAFNVHPYTWPFLPNDLSTAPWNTAMAMWSMQDVMSAEGDGDKQIWITEMGAPTGTNANAMSEEGQAESIGIMLNALLGNSWLGPAYVYSMRDSGSDESDTEQNFGMVRRDFSPKPALAEITEFTAEHSG, from the coding sequence GTGTCTGGTGCCGCTGTCCTTCTCGTTCTCGTCGGTGTGCCGGCACCGGCATCCGGCGCTCCGTCGGGCGAGGTACCGCGGTGCGTCGCGGAGTCCGACGGCGTCCGGGTGGGCGGATCACCCGGCGGCTCCTTCGGATTCCTGTCGGACGAGGACCTCGGACGCGAACTCGACATCGCGAAGAATGCGGGCATGTTCTCGGTCCGCATCGACATCGACTGGTCGGTGGTGGAGCCGCAGCCCGGTCGGCGCGACTGGTCGTCGACGGACAGAGTGGTCGACGCCATCGTCGCTCGGGGTATGTGCCCGTACGCCATCGTGACCTACGCACCTGCCTGGGCGCGTGTGGCGACGGCTCGGGATCAGCCCTACGCCCGGCCGGCGAGTCCGGACGCGTTCGCGGCCTTCGCGGCACTCGCCGCGGAGCGGTACCGCGACCGAATCGTGTTGTGGGAGGTGTGGAACGAGCCGAACATCACCACCTACTTCACGCCGCTGCCCGACCCGACGGTGTACGCGCTGATGCTGCGCGCGACGTACCGCGCCATCAAGAAGGCGCAACCGGAGGCGCTGGTGCTCGCCGGCGGTATGGCGCCCGCGGTGAACAACGGCACCAACATCTCGCCGACCGCTTTCCTCTCGTCGCTGTACACCCTCGGAGCGAATCGTTATTTCGATGCCTTCAACGTCCACCCGTACACGTGGCCGTTCCTTCCGAACGATCTGTCGACGGCGCCGTGGAACACGGCGATGGCGATGTGGTCGATGCAGGATGTCATGAGCGCCGAGGGTGACGGCGACAAGCAGATCTGGATCACCGAGATGGGCGCCCCCACGGGAACGAACGCGAATGCCATGAGCGAGGAGGGGCAGGCCGAGTCCATCGGCATCATGCTCAATGCCCTTCTCGGCAATTCCTGGCTCGGGCCCGCGTACGTCTACAGCATGCGTGACTCGGGCAGCGACGAGTCCGACACGGAGCAGAATTTCGGAATGGTGCGCCGCGATTTCTCGCCCAAGCCTGCGCTCGCCGAGATCACGGAATTCACGGCGGAACATTCCGGCTGA
- a CDS encoding GAF domain-containing protein, which yields MTTGNDGFDARLNEVLEQQAVRVGETVPAYVRRAVMTRLVKELAEADDTDLGHLLKRLESTADPVPDTPASTPPAASDMPAIVTDPDRVRAVEATGLLDTPSEPAYDRIVAMAADALSTPGASISLIDKDRQFIKSAVGFGPEEERPREIPLEAGMCRHTVALGEPLLVEDARLDEKFMNHPGVLDKTFISYLGIPLVDDGGHAVGTLCVWDAEPRQWTTGHVQVLKDIAWMVRERIFE from the coding sequence ATGACGACGGGAAACGACGGCTTCGACGCCCGCCTCAACGAGGTTCTGGAACAGCAGGCCGTGAGGGTGGGCGAGACGGTGCCCGCCTATGTTCGGCGCGCCGTCATGACACGCCTGGTGAAAGAACTTGCCGAGGCGGACGACACCGATCTCGGCCATCTGCTCAAGCGCCTCGAGTCGACGGCGGATCCGGTGCCCGACACGCCCGCGTCCACACCTCCGGCGGCATCCGACATGCCCGCGATCGTCACCGATCCCGATCGCGTGCGCGCCGTCGAGGCCACCGGGCTGCTCGACACCCCGTCCGAACCGGCCTACGACCGCATCGTGGCCATGGCCGCGGACGCGTTGTCCACGCCGGGCGCCTCGATCTCCTTGATCGACAAGGACCGACAGTTCATCAAGAGCGCTGTCGGTTTCGGGCCGGAGGAGGAACGACCTCGGGAGATTCCCCTCGAGGCCGGAATGTGCCGCCACACGGTGGCCCTGGGTGAACCACTGCTGGTGGAGGACGCCCGCCTCGACGAGAAGTTCATGAACCACCCCGGCGTGCTGGACAAGACCTTCATCTCCTACCTCGGCATCCCGTTGGTGGACGACGGCGGTCACGCGGTGGGCACGCTGTGCGTCTGGGACGCCGAGCCACGTCAGTGGACGACGGGGCACGTACAGGTACTGAAGGACATCGCGTGGATGGTTCGCGAGCGAATTTTCGAGTGA
- a CDS encoding sugar transferase, with product MVTIAADATAAIVAVAVARFWPGTGGIDYGWVPWLFVPLVLLILASRSLYRRGLRRNFLDEIGPVETSVALATLLVLTILLVIGTEYRPGLFMVRVWIAAAILVAVARFLRTAIQRYLRVNHKSAAPTLIIGGGPIAHQLASRMHQFPEYGLDPVGVLDKAPAVDPQPDTPEALTVPYMGTPSQLAQAIEQTGAEELVIGFSDVPTESLVKAIRTAHSNGMRVWLVPRLFDTVGVRTRVEHLGGLPLMVLPHTDPKGWQFVVKGVMDRTLAGLGVLVLSPVFLVLALLVKTSSPGPIFFSQERIGRDGKPFGCLKFRSMRPPRASDAEFTRVEGAAPGGVEGVDRRTRIGKIMRQTSLDELPQLLNVVRGDMSLVGPRPERPAYVDLFEMQIRRYGERHRVKAGVTGWAQVHGLRGQTSIADRAEWDNYYIENWSLSLDIKILFLTIAAVLKKAED from the coding sequence ATGGTCACCATCGCGGCAGACGCGACGGCAGCGATCGTGGCTGTTGCCGTGGCGAGGTTCTGGCCGGGAACGGGCGGCATCGACTACGGCTGGGTGCCGTGGTTGTTCGTGCCGCTGGTTCTGCTCATCCTGGCGTCCCGCTCGCTCTACCGACGCGGACTCCGCCGGAACTTCCTCGACGAGATCGGTCCCGTCGAGACGTCCGTCGCGCTCGCCACTCTGCTGGTGCTGACGATCTTGCTGGTCATCGGCACGGAGTACCGGCCCGGCCTCTTCATGGTCCGGGTGTGGATCGCCGCGGCGATCCTGGTGGCGGTGGCGCGATTCCTGCGCACCGCGATCCAGCGGTACCTGCGGGTGAACCACAAGTCGGCGGCTCCGACGCTCATCATCGGCGGCGGTCCGATCGCCCACCAGCTGGCGTCGCGCATGCACCAGTTCCCCGAGTACGGCCTCGACCCCGTGGGCGTGCTCGACAAGGCACCCGCGGTCGATCCGCAGCCCGACACTCCCGAGGCACTGACCGTCCCCTACATGGGCACACCGTCGCAGCTCGCGCAGGCCATCGAGCAGACCGGCGCCGAGGAGCTCGTCATCGGGTTCTCGGACGTTCCGACCGAGAGTCTGGTCAAGGCCATCCGCACCGCCCACTCGAACGGCATGCGAGTGTGGTTGGTACCGCGCTTGTTCGACACCGTCGGCGTGCGGACCCGCGTCGAGCATCTCGGCGGGTTGCCCCTGATGGTGCTGCCGCACACCGACCCCAAGGGCTGGCAGTTCGTCGTCAAGGGCGTCATGGACCGCACCCTGGCCGGACTCGGCGTGCTGGTCCTGTCTCCCGTCTTCCTGGTGCTCGCGCTGCTGGTCAAGACGAGCTCCCCCGGACCCATCTTCTTCTCCCAGGAGCGCATCGGCCGTGACGGAAAACCGTTCGGCTGCCTGAAGTTCCGGTCCATGCGTCCGCCGCGTGCCTCGGACGCCGAGTTCACTCGCGTCGAGGGCGCCGCTCCGGGCGGCGTCGAGGGCGTGGATCGCCGGACCCGTATCGGCAAGATCATGCGCCAGACGTCGCTGGACGAGCTGCCCCAGCTCCTCAACGTCGTTCGCGGCGACATGAGCCTCGTGGGTCCCCGACCGGAGCGCCCCGCGTACGTGGATCTGTTCGAGATGCAGATCCGCCGCTACGGTGAGCGCCACCGGGTGAAGGCCGGTGTCACCGGGTGGGCGCAGGTGCACGGACTGCGCGGACAGACGTCCATCGCCGACCGCGCCGAGTGGGACAACTACTACATCGAGAACTGGTCGCTGTCCCTCGACATCAAGATCCTGTTCCTCACCATCGCCGCGGTCCTGAAGAAGGCGGAAGACTGA
- a CDS encoding O-antigen ligase family protein encodes MLIVLEGLAAVVVLVVAFLVARAVFHRPQLGVLLLAAFVPLNGLLAILPLPGFVAGWKEGLVIFTLGSAWIRRSRALGPRRPTLLMPWWPAAALFVVFGTASALLSFGVIGFVGIKVTFFYLLLVAILWLAPFDARDRDHLVSILMGMGAFTSLVGIAQLLAGPAALVAIGYEYGTQVRTSGGLLRTFSTFNLPFPFGLYVMLSLLVGGAVALANPMRRRNLLFLCASPFMVVAMSSAIVRAALLGLAVGLIYMTIIRFRALGGLLVIMAALVGAILPFVPKITSVFFSSSSLNERGGRWNEVIEKVRTHWLGEGLGSSGAAADRISSAQGENITGSLGLSTNYQPDNYYVKTALELGPIGLWAVLALLVTALIWCTRLSRTLPGQDGALTLGVGASIVAAMFASLVATYFEIFPIDVYFWLLLGVVGCAAAQHESFSGPSPSVPAAAASRRTSVSS; translated from the coding sequence ATGCTGATCGTCCTCGAGGGTCTCGCCGCGGTCGTCGTGCTGGTCGTCGCGTTCCTGGTGGCACGCGCGGTCTTTCACCGACCGCAGCTCGGGGTGCTGCTGCTGGCCGCGTTCGTCCCGCTGAACGGTCTCCTCGCCATCCTTCCGCTGCCCGGCTTCGTCGCCGGCTGGAAGGAGGGCCTGGTGATCTTCACGCTCGGCAGCGCCTGGATCCGGCGCAGTCGAGCGCTGGGCCCGCGTCGTCCGACGCTGCTGATGCCCTGGTGGCCGGCCGCAGCCCTGTTCGTGGTGTTCGGGACCGCGTCGGCACTGCTGTCGTTCGGGGTCATCGGTTTCGTCGGCATCAAGGTGACGTTCTTCTACCTGCTGCTGGTGGCGATCCTGTGGCTCGCGCCGTTCGACGCCCGCGACCGGGACCACCTCGTCAGCATCCTCATGGGCATGGGCGCGTTCACGTCTCTGGTCGGCATCGCCCAGTTGCTCGCGGGGCCGGCGGCGCTCGTGGCGATCGGGTACGAGTACGGCACCCAGGTCCGGACGTCGGGCGGGCTGCTCCGCACGTTCAGCACGTTCAACCTGCCCTTCCCGTTCGGGCTCTACGTGATGCTGTCGCTGCTCGTCGGCGGAGCCGTGGCGCTCGCGAACCCCATGCGCCGGCGCAACCTTCTGTTCCTGTGCGCGAGCCCGTTCATGGTGGTCGCCATGTCGAGTGCCATCGTGCGAGCGGCGCTGCTCGGACTTGCAGTCGGGCTGATCTACATGACCATCATCCGGTTCCGCGCACTCGGCGGTCTGCTCGTGATCATGGCGGCGCTCGTCGGCGCGATCCTGCCGTTCGTCCCCAAGATCACGTCGGTCTTCTTCTCGTCGAGCAGCCTGAACGAACGTGGCGGTCGATGGAACGAGGTCATCGAGAAGGTGCGCACCCACTGGCTCGGCGAGGGGCTCGGGTCGAGTGGTGCGGCAGCGGACCGGATCTCGTCGGCGCAGGGTGAGAACATCACCGGGTCGCTCGGGCTGTCCACCAACTACCAGCCCGACAACTACTACGTGAAGACGGCTCTCGAACTCGGCCCGATCGGACTGTGGGCCGTCCTCGCGCTCCTGGTGACCGCCCTGATCTGGTGCACGCGACTCTCCCGCACCCTCCCCGGTCAGGACGGCGCGCTGACACTCGGTGTCGGCGCCTCCATCGTCGCGGCGATGTTCGCGTCGCTGGTGGCCACCTATTTCGAGATCTTCCCTATCGACGTCTATTTCTGGCTCTTGTTAGGAGTTGTGGGATGCGCAGCAGCACAACACGAATCGTTTTCGGGGCCCTCGCCCTCCGTCCCGGCGGCAGCGGCGTCCAGACGTACATCCGTGAGCTCCTGA
- a CDS encoding glycosyltransferase family 4 protein gives MRSSTTRIVFGALALRPGGSGVQTYIRELLRELPGRLPGTDLAAVVQKDAIGELPTGVDALPRPVSGGAVRAVLGALPVGSHDVVHGLDVDLPLVGRGATVATVHDISVIDMPSASSRFRAAGEQRLVRRSLRKADLLIAVSQFTADRIKAVSGRDAAVVELAPAAWAVPPEDGAVETVRAKYGLPERFVMQVGTVEPRKNVQLVADAAEKLGVPFFLAGAGSTGPDAPRYANGLGYVDVEDLPALYAAATVTAYASRYEGFGLPPVEAMACGGAVVASAVGALPEVVGKGAVLLDNERVDDWAEALSPLMFDETARADLVTEALHAMADLTWARTAERTADAYRDAGLL, from the coding sequence ATGCGCAGCAGCACAACACGAATCGTTTTCGGGGCCCTCGCCCTCCGTCCCGGCGGCAGCGGCGTCCAGACGTACATCCGTGAGCTCCTGAGGGAGCTGCCCGGCCGTCTCCCCGGAACGGACCTCGCCGCCGTCGTCCAGAAGGACGCGATCGGCGAGCTGCCGACGGGCGTCGACGCGCTCCCCCGGCCGGTGTCCGGCGGTGCCGTCCGCGCGGTGCTCGGTGCGCTCCCGGTCGGATCGCACGACGTGGTCCACGGGCTCGACGTCGATCTCCCCCTCGTCGGCCGGGGCGCCACCGTCGCCACGGTGCACGACATCTCGGTCATCGACATGCCGTCCGCGTCGAGTCGCTTCCGCGCCGCCGGCGAACAGCGCCTCGTGCGACGGTCGCTGCGCAAGGCCGACCTGCTCATCGCCGTCTCGCAGTTCACCGCCGACCGCATCAAGGCCGTCAGCGGCCGCGACGCCGCGGTCGTCGAACTCGCCCCGGCAGCCTGGGCCGTGCCCCCGGAGGACGGCGCGGTGGAGACGGTGCGCGCGAAGTACGGTCTACCCGAACGCTTCGTCATGCAGGTGGGCACCGTGGAGCCGCGCAAGAACGTGCAGTTGGTCGCCGACGCCGCCGAGAAGCTGGGCGTGCCCTTCTTCCTGGCGGGCGCGGGGTCCACGGGCCCGGACGCACCCCGCTACGCGAACGGGCTCGGCTACGTCGACGTGGAGGACCTGCCCGCGCTGTACGCGGCGGCGACCGTCACCGCGTACGCGTCGCGTTACGAGGGCTTCGGGCTGCCCCCGGTCGAAGCGATGGCGTGCGGCGGCGCCGTGGTCGCGAGCGCGGTGGGCGCCCTGCCCGAGGTGGTCGGCAAGGGCGCCGTGCTGCTCGACAACGAGCGGGTCGACGACTGGGCGGAGGCACTGAGCCCGTTGATGTTCGACGAGACGGCGCGCGCGGACCTGGTGACCGAGGCCCTGCACGCGATGGCCGACCTGACGTGGGCCCGGACCGCCGAGCGCACCGCGGACGCCTATCGGGACGCAGGCCTGCTCTGA
- a CDS encoding flippase, giving the protein MDDDITVEGAVTPEPETTAPETTAPDYRALAADPKAAARATAAVLISRVIVAGLGWVGSVIVARSLSPEGWGQFSFVFALLGLMSVVTDLGVGRVVLARLMDDDAEEIGRTASSFLALRTVLGLVGYVLAVGYVVVLQYPGEVIAATALGGLVVVFATPSHALSVLFQARHRLLLVAVIESLGQGLQLVLTILAAVFAPVLLIFVLPAVLNEAFRAVGKGLAVRRRSVGLRPSRHIDVHRWGAYLREAIPLAIGFALTIAMLKIDVLMLSLLDTFDAVGLYSIGYKFSDMMDTIALAAVAPVSTLLVAAWPSETATFRARSRSAGLYFATFGAVAVAGFWPSAEPLIRLLYGERFAPGSDAARLLVLGAAIMSLILLGIFLLASAGMQRHYPLVALFGLALNIGLNVALIPRLSYNGSAIATVVTFGVTVIMLWVVIERSMPMSGLLAVSPILVLAAVTAAVTVGATLLVDAAPSLWFLISVVAALLVAACGFLLTKRDSRSNSPAPEVAS; this is encoded by the coding sequence ATGGACGACGACATCACCGTCGAGGGTGCCGTCACCCCCGAACCTGAAACCACGGCACCTGAGACCACGGCACCCGACTATCGCGCGCTCGCCGCCGATCCGAAGGCGGCGGCGCGGGCGACCGCGGCGGTGCTGATCTCCCGCGTGATCGTGGCGGGACTCGGCTGGGTGGGCAGCGTCATCGTGGCCCGCTCGCTGAGCCCCGAGGGGTGGGGTCAGTTCAGCTTCGTCTTCGCGCTGCTCGGACTCATGTCCGTCGTCACCGACCTCGGCGTCGGCCGCGTCGTCCTGGCCCGACTGATGGACGACGACGCCGAGGAGATCGGCCGCACCGCCTCGTCGTTCCTCGCACTGCGCACCGTGCTCGGACTCGTGGGGTACGTGCTCGCCGTCGGCTACGTCGTGGTGCTGCAGTACCCGGGTGAGGTCATCGCGGCGACCGCTCTGGGCGGCCTCGTCGTGGTGTTCGCGACGCCGTCCCACGCACTCTCCGTGTTGTTCCAGGCTCGCCATCGACTGTTGCTGGTCGCGGTCATCGAGAGCCTGGGCCAGGGCCTGCAGTTGGTGCTCACGATCCTCGCCGCCGTCTTCGCGCCGGTGCTGCTGATCTTCGTGCTGCCGGCCGTGCTCAACGAGGCGTTCCGCGCGGTCGGCAAGGGTCTCGCGGTGCGGCGGCGGTCGGTGGGCTTGCGCCCGTCTCGTCACATCGACGTCCACCGGTGGGGTGCCTACCTCCGCGAGGCGATTCCCCTCGCGATCGGCTTCGCGCTGACCATCGCGATGCTGAAGATCGACGTCCTGATGCTGAGCCTTCTCGACACCTTCGACGCGGTCGGTCTGTACTCCATCGGCTACAAGTTCTCCGACATGATGGACACCATCGCGCTGGCCGCCGTGGCGCCGGTGAGCACCCTCCTCGTGGCGGCCTGGCCGAGCGAGACGGCCACGTTCCGCGCCCGATCCCGTTCCGCGGGACTGTACTTCGCGACCTTCGGCGCCGTCGCCGTCGCCGGCTTCTGGCCCTCTGCCGAGCCGCTCATCCGCCTGCTCTACGGCGAGCGCTTCGCTCCCGGTTCCGACGCGGCACGGCTCCTCGTCCTCGGTGCCGCGATCATGTCGCTCATCCTGCTCGGCATCTTCCTGCTCGCCTCCGCGGGCATGCAGCGGCACTACCCGCTCGTCGCGCTGTTCGGCCTCGCTCTCAACATCGGCCTCAACGTCGCGCTCATCCCGAGGTTGTCCTACAACGGATCCGCCATCGCCACCGTCGTCACGTTCGGTGTCACGGTGATCATGCTGTGGGTCGTGATCGAGCGCAGCATGCCCATGTCGGGGCTGCTCGCCGTGTCGCCGATCCTCGTGCTCGCCGCCGTCACGGCCGCGGTGACGGTCGGGGCGACACTGCTCGTCGACGCGGCACCGTCCCTGTGGTTCCTGATCTCGGTCGTCGCGGCGCTCCTGGTCGCCGCGTGCGGGTTCCTCCTGACCAAGCGTGACTCGCGCAGCAACTCTCCTGCCCCGGAGGTCGCCTCGTGA